The DNA window CGTGTATGAAATGGCGTTTTCGCCTTCAAATGTCACAATATCTTTCGTTTGTTGATCGATTATTTCAATCGTTGCAACATCTGCAAGTGGAACTGCAGCAGCACCAACTTGTAGTTCTTTTAGTTTCTCAATGCCTTGTCCTTGTTGCACAGTTAAGCTCACTTGCTCGTTGCCATTGTCATGTGTGCCAAGAGACAGTGGTTGATTTGCTTGTTGAAGCGATTGGAGTACTTCAAATGGCTGAAGCTGATTTGCCGCTAGCTTTTCGCTATCGAGCTCAATTAACACTTCTTGTGCGTTTAAGCCTTTAATAGTCGTCCCAGCAACGCCAGAAACAACTTCTACCTTTTTAGACAAAGCTGACAAAGTTTTTTCCATATCAGCTAACTCTTCTGTATCTCCGTAAAACATATACGATACCAAAGGCGAAGTGAAGCTCAATTTTTCAACGCTTGGTTCTTGTGCGTTATCAGGGAATTCCGAAGCTGCGCTACTTGCTTGTTGTTGAAGGCTATTAACGAACTCATCTGGATTTTCTCCATCCTCTATTTCTAATGTAATAATAGAAGCAGAATTAGAAGAAATCGATTGCAACGAGGCAATGCCATCTACTTTTTGAATTTCACGTTCAAGTGGGTTCGTAATAGAAGTTTCGACTTCCTCAGGTCCCGCACCTGGCAAAATTGTTGATATTAGTACGAGGCTTGACGGTGTTTCTGGAATTTCACGTTGCGGCAATGTAATAAAGACATATGCGCCAACAATCGACAAAATTAAAATTAAAAATATGAATAACTTGCTACGATCTAATATGTATTTCATTATTCCGCCCCCTCCACTTTTTTGTATAATAATTGTATAACTACAAAATTAAAAACACTAGCAATAAAGCTCAAAAACCAGATGGAATATCCATCTGGTTTATAAGTTTGGCATTTGCTGCTGCTTTAGCCAATACGCAGCGATAAATAATAACAGCGGCAACAAAATAGACATTCGGAACCAAATGCCTTCTCCACCCCAAAAAATCAGCGCCATTGGAGGTAGAAGTGCAATCCCGCTCCAAGCCAGTGCTTTCCATGATCGTTTCCATAGACCGACAATCGCCAATATAATTGACACAATCACCAGTGACCATAGCAAAATCCCAACCAGGAAAAAGCTCACGTTAACGCGCCTCCGTTCATCACCTTACTTAATGAATGTATACCCGATTTGCAAAATAAACATACACTATTATAAAAAAAGACAGCCTTTTCGGCTGCCTTCTCACTTACATTTTTATAGGTTTTGGAAAAACAAACGAATGACATCCAAGCCACCAATAACGTTACCTGCAGCAGTACCTAGATTAGTCAACACGACTACCAACAAGACACGTGTGACTTTATTGTCCCAAAATCCTTTGAGAGTAAAGACGTCTTTCGACAGGGTTTGGAAATCCCCAACGTTCGGGCGACGAACATAAGCCTGGGCCAGCCCAGAAAACCAGCCAGCAGCCAAAAGAGGATGCAAGGCACCAATCGGTCCTCCAACAAATGCGGTCAAAATCGCCAATGGATGACCAAATGCAATGGCTGCTCCAATTGCGCCGAGACAGGCTGTCCAAAGAATCCAACTAATTGTCTGATCGATACCAGCTGCCGGGTTGTTCATGAACGTAATAGCAATCATCGCAACAAGCGCCAACGGAATCGCCCAACCGATAATTTTCGGCCATTTTGATTTTGGTGGAACTTGTGATAGTTCTTCTAGGTCGTGATTGTTGTGAACTTCTTTTATGATTCCTGGAATATGCGCTGCACCAAGTACAGCGACGATTTTTTTACCAGGCGCATCTTTAATCTTCTGTGCCAAGTATTGATCTCGCTCATCGATAAGCGGTGTTTTTAGCTTAGGGAAAGCTTGTGTAAAGTCATCCATCACAGCGTTTAACGTGTCTTGCGACTTCATCTTTTCCAGATCTTCTTCTGAAATGGTTTCCTTACTGAAAATACTAAAGAATACAGAAGTCAGCAATTGTGCTTTTCCCATAAAACCGATATTTCCCCAAATGCGCGAAAACGTCACCTGAATATTGCGATCAGCTAGTACAAGTTCTGCTCCAACTTCTTTAGCAGAGGCAATTCCTTGAATCATTTCTTGTCCTGGTTTAATGCCAAACTGATCTGCAAGTCGGTTTTGAAATGAAGAAATGGCTAAGTTCATCAATAGTAAACTTGATTTTTTCTCTTTTATTACTTTGAAAATGTCGGTTTCTTTCCATTTGCTATCTTGCGTTACCGATTCATAGCGTTGTGCATCTAATTCGATACAAACGGAATCCGGTTGTTCCGCCTCAATAACTTCTTTAACCTGTTCAGCACTGGCTTTTGAAACATGCGCCGTACCAATTAAGATCAATTCTTTTTCGCCGTATTCTAAGCGTGTAATATTATCCTCGACCATATTGTACTTCCTTCATAGAACTATATTTCTTCTCATCTCAGATGAAAAGACTGTCTATTCTTTATAATGAATTAGAATAGCAAAAATATCAATGCTCGACCCTCTCCTTTAGTAGAGAAAAACAGGAAAGGTCACAAATCAGTTGCGTTAAACGTATCGCCATCTTTTAAATTACCTGATTTGAATCCTTTTTTAAACCAGCGCTGACGTTGTTCTGAGCTGCCATGTGTAAAGCTTTCCGGTACGACGTAACCACGCGAACGTTGTTGAATGGTATCGTCTCCTACAGCACTCGCTGCCGTTAAAGCTTCTTGCAAGTCACCTTCTTCTAAATAACCCATGCCTTGCGCATGATGTGCCCAAACACCTGATAAATAATCTGCTTGAAGTTCTAAGCGAACCTGCACTTTATTGTATTCTTCTTCACTTAATTGATTGCGTAGTGGCTGCACCTCTTCCATGACACCGAGTAAGTTTTGAACATGATGACCGACTTCATGTGCTACGACATAAGCCATCGCAAAATCTCCTGGTGCTTGGAATTGCGTCTGGAGTTCATTATAAAAACTTAAATCGATATAAAGTTTGTAATCGCCCGGACAATAAAACGGACCAACCGATGCTCCCGCTGTTCCGCAAGCCGATTCAACACTTCCTGTATACAACACAAGTGTCGGCTCTACATACTCCATGCCTTCTTCTGCAAAAACTTCTGTCCATACGTCTTCCGTGTCTGCAAGAACGACCGATACAAATTCAGCCAACTCTTCTTCTTCAGCTGTTGCTTCGTAAGGCTGACTGGACGTCGTTCCTGACGAGCCACCTAATTGATCCATAATAACACCTGGGTCGCCTCCTAAAAATGCGACTAGCAGTACGATTAAAATACCTCCGATACCACCTCCGGCTACAATCGCTCCACCTTTACCTCTTCGATCTTCAACATTTCTGCTGGTCTTTCTACCTTTCCATTCCATAGGGGTCCCTCGTTTCACAATGGTTTTATAGTTAGCATACCCTTAATCACTTTGGTTTTAATCCATTTTAGGTAGACGATAAACTAAAAATCGCTCACGCGGATCTTTATGAAAATCGGGTAAAGTAATTTCTTCTATTAATTGAAACGCCGTACTCGTTTCCAAGTAATCGTTATACTCTTGTGAAGCAAAAAATAAAACCACATCAACCGATCGTGGAGCTTGTTCAGCAGAGCGCAATATTTGATTGAGAAAAGAGATAAACACTTGGGCTGAAAAAGGATTAAAAAAATAAAACTTATTGTCTTGATCTGCAATTTGATAGTCCTGCGCTAAACAATTATAGAAGTCAATGCTCGGCCCCGCGCCTTTATGCTGAGTGAGATAAGATTTTTTATTTTCGAGAGCTTGAGCGTGGAATGCAGGATTCATCTCAATTCCCACACTTTTTGCACCGAAAAAATGATGAACGTAAAAGTTTAAGCGTCCCTTACCAGATCCAACATCCACTAATTGATCTTGCGCAGTTAAACGATAATCCTCGAACAGGATATCGAGTAAATCATAGGGAGTTGGCTCGTAACGGTTATGGTGTAAAGAATCAGTAAATCCTTTTTGGTGTTCGGCAGTTACTATATTTAGTCGGTGATCGTATATTTGGTCATTCACTTTAGCTCACTCCTCTCTTATAAATTTTACGTATTTTATCTTGCAATTAACAGATATTTTTGTTATAGTACAGCTAATTCAATATTTCTTGCTCCATTTTTATGGAGTAGGATAGAGGCGCAAAAACCATCAGTACGCAAAACGAGGACGATGAGGTCCATTGACGTTTGCCGAAAGGGGGATTTGCCGAAGTGACGGAAAACTCATATTTCCGTGCGCTGGGTCTGTATTTAACAAATACAGGACTGTCATATAGGAAACTATATGGAGGGCTATCTGATGCACAGGAACGAATGGTAAACATTGTTTCTACTGCAGCAACGGGACCCCCTGTTGCTGCTTTTTTGTTTATTCCTGACTGGCCCCTCACCTCTAAGCTACGAAAAAATTAGAAAAGGGTGTGTTGTTTATGAATTTCGGCCAAATCATCACAGCAATGGTAACACCGTTCGACCTTCAAGGAGAAATCGATTTCCCAGCAACCAAAAAATTAATCGAGCATTTAATCGCGAACGGATCTGATGGACTTGTCGTCGCAGGTACAACAGGCGAATCACCTACCTTATCAATCGAGGAAAAAGTAGAGTTATTCCAATTTACTGTAAATACAGTCGCTGGACGAATTCCAGTTATTGCAGGAACGGGATCCAATAATACACGCGCTTCTATTTCATTGACGCAACAAGCAGAAGAAGTCGGCGTTGATGGTGTCATGCTCGTTACGCCTTATTATAATAAACCTTCACAAGAAGGCATGTTCCAACATTTCCAAGCGATTGCCGAGTCTACAAATTTACCAGTCATGCTTTATAACATACCTGGTCGTAGTGTAGTCAATTTGTCTCCAGAGACAATCATTCGCCTATCTCAAATTAGCAATATTGTTTCGGTTAAAGAAGCGAGTGGCGATTTGGACGCAGCGGCAGAAATTATCGAAAATACAGCAGATTCATTTTCAGTTTATAGCGGTGATGACAGTTTAACATTGCCGATGCTATCAATCGGTGGCACTGGAATTGTTTCGGTTTCTGCACATATTATCGGTAACGATATGCAAGACATGATGACGAGCTTTCTAACAGGTGACGTCAAAACAGCAGCAGCTATTCATAGACGTTTATTGCCAACGATGAAAGCATTGTTTGCTGCCCCAAACCCAACTCCAGTTAAAGCGGCTCTCAACATCACGGGCGTTCAAGTAGGTGGCGTTCGCTTGCCGATGATTCCATTATCTGAAGAAGAAACTTTAA is part of the Planococcus sp. PAMC 21323 genome and encodes:
- a CDS encoding TraB/GumN family protein, encoding MVEDNITRLEYGEKELILIGTAHVSKASAEQVKEVIEAEQPDSVCIELDAQRYESVTQDSKWKETDIFKVIKEKKSSLLLMNLAISSFQNRLADQFGIKPGQEMIQGIASAKEVGAELVLADRNIQVTFSRIWGNIGFMGKAQLLTSVFFSIFSKETISEEDLEKMKSQDTLNAVMDDFTQAFPKLKTPLIDERDQYLAQKIKDAPGKKIVAVLGAAHIPGIIKEVHNNHDLEELSQVPPKSKWPKIIGWAIPLALVAMIAITFMNNPAAGIDQTISWILWTACLGAIGAAIAFGHPLAILTAFVGGPIGALHPLLAAGWFSGLAQAYVRRPNVGDFQTLSKDVFTLKGFWDNKVTRVLLVVVLTNLGTAAGNVIGGLDVIRLFFQNL
- the ypfJ gene encoding KPN_02809 family neutral zinc metallopeptidase; this translates as MEWKGRKTSRNVEDRRGKGGAIVAGGGIGGILIVLLVAFLGGDPGVIMDQLGGSSGTTSSQPYEATAEEEELAEFVSVVLADTEDVWTEVFAEEGMEYVEPTLVLYTGSVESACGTAGASVGPFYCPGDYKLYIDLSFYNELQTQFQAPGDFAMAYVVAHEVGHHVQNLLGVMEEVQPLRNQLSEEEYNKVQVRLELQADYLSGVWAHHAQGMGYLEEGDLQEALTAASAVGDDTIQQRSRGYVVPESFTHGSSEQRQRWFKKGFKSGNLKDGDTFNATDL
- a CDS encoding class I SAM-dependent methyltransferase, with the protein product MNDQIYDHRLNIVTAEHQKGFTDSLHHNRYEPTPYDLLDILFEDYRLTAQDQLVDVGSGKGRLNFYVHHFFGAKSVGIEMNPAFHAQALENKKSYLTQHKGAGPSIDFYNCLAQDYQIADQDNKFYFFNPFSAQVFISFLNQILRSAEQAPRSVDVVLFFASQEYNDYLETSTAFQLIEEITLPDFHKDPRERFLVYRLPKMD
- the dapA gene encoding 4-hydroxy-tetrahydrodipicolinate synthase translates to MNFGQIITAMVTPFDLQGEIDFPATKKLIEHLIANGSDGLVVAGTTGESPTLSIEEKVELFQFTVNTVAGRIPVIAGTGSNNTRASISLTQQAEEVGVDGVMLVTPYYNKPSQEGMFQHFQAIAESTNLPVMLYNIPGRSVVNLSPETIIRLSQISNIVSVKEASGDLDAAAEIIENTADSFSVYSGDDSLTLPMLSIGGTGIVSVSAHIIGNDMQDMMTSFLTGDVKTAAAIHRRLLPTMKALFAAPNPTPVKAALNITGVQVGGVRLPMIPLSEEETLTLRASLPDLHSEAVTN